One genomic window of Paenibacillus xylanilyticus includes the following:
- a CDS encoding NUDIX domain-containing protein yields the protein MTSRIVVTGGAIIRDDHGRILLQRRSDYGDWGLPGGGMEPGERIEETMIREVKEETGLDVISYELASIYTGERMKYTYPDGNEVVFVMFLFNVRVNLDGKLAEDGRTLYFEDENKESLQLTFEVWMKSRSI from the coding sequence ATGACAAGTCGAATTGTGGTTACAGGCGGGGCCATTATCAGAGATGATCATGGGAGAATTCTGCTGCAGCGTAGATCCGATTACGGTGACTGGGGATTGCCTGGTGGCGGTATGGAGCCCGGAGAGCGTATCGAAGAAACCATGATCAGAGAAGTGAAGGAAGAGACTGGCCTGGATGTGATTTCGTATGAACTGGCTTCCATCTACACGGGTGAGAGAATGAAGTATACCTATCCGGATGGCAATGAGGTCGTATTTGTCATGTTTCTGTTTAACGTCAGAGTTAATTTAGACGGAAAACTAGCTGAGGATGGACGAACACTATATTTTGAGGACGAGAATAAAGAGTCGTTGCAACTAACATTTGAAGTTTGGATGAAATCGAGATCGATATGA
- a CDS encoding GNAT family N-acetyltransferase — translation MHQVIRLTEYHERYDEALANFSLTGEQFSFTALPAEVIEEAISNPDKVPIVILKEETPVGFFILHKKSEYAEGKKYSKAILIRALSITLEHQGRGYARAAMQAIGPLLQQIEPGMKEVILAVNEQNVAAQSLYLKVGFRDTGIRRVGVHGLQFVFHKRMD, via the coding sequence ATGCACCAAGTTATTCGCCTTACGGAATATCACGAGAGATATGATGAGGCATTAGCCAATTTTTCACTGACCGGAGAGCAGTTCTCGTTTACTGCATTACCTGCAGAAGTGATCGAGGAGGCCATCTCCAACCCCGATAAGGTTCCCATTGTGATTTTAAAAGAGGAGACACCGGTAGGCTTCTTTATTTTACATAAAAAATCGGAATACGCCGAAGGAAAGAAATATTCGAAAGCAATCTTGATAAGAGCATTATCCATTACGTTGGAACATCAGGGGAGAGGGTATGCACGGGCTGCCATGCAGGCGATCGGTCCATTGCTTCAGCAGATTGAGCCAGGCATGAAGGAAGTTATCCTCGCTGTAAATGAACAGAATGTGGCAGCACAGAGCCTGTATTTGAAGGTGGGTTTTCGTGACACGGGCATTCGAAGGGTTGGAGTACATGGTCTCCAGTTCGTTTTTCATAAACGAATGGATTGA
- a CDS encoding cysteine hydrolase family protein gives MKIGFLIVDMQESIVRGRVEQKGIDHACEYINHVADVLRSNDHVVVHVQDVEGLEESSPEEYRIISEVNVNEKDLTVTKESSNAFWQTELESVLKSHGVELVIISGFAAEECVLFTYNGAMERGFRPVMLQNGILSTHQEAVTSTYRDRNVISYPVVDYLIK, from the coding sequence ATGAAAATAGGTTTTCTAATCGTGGATATGCAAGAGAGTATTGTGCGAGGTCGAGTCGAACAAAAAGGGATAGACCACGCTTGTGAGTATATCAACCACGTTGCAGATGTGCTTCGTTCAAATGATCATGTGGTGGTTCATGTGCAAGACGTCGAAGGGTTGGAAGAATCATCTCCGGAGGAATATCGGATTATTTCCGAGGTGAATGTCAATGAGAAGGATCTCACCGTTACGAAAGAAAGCTCCAATGCTTTCTGGCAGACAGAGCTGGAGTCTGTACTGAAGAGTCATGGTGTTGAGCTCGTGATCATCTCCGGTTTTGCCGCAGAGGAATGTGTTCTATTCACTTATAATGGAGCGATGGAGCGAGGATTCAGACCCGTTATGCTGCAAAATGGAATTCTCAGCACTCATCAGGAAGCGGTGACATCTACCTACAGAGATCGGAATGTGATCTCATATCCTGTGGTAGACTATCTCATCAAATAA